A genomic window from Brevibacillus agri includes:
- the rsfS gene encoding ribosome silencing factor, whose amino-acid sequence MVKTVEELARLVVKAAEDKKAENLKVLDISKLSVIADYFMICHGNNERQVQAIVREIRDQAHKNGFDVRGIEGADEGRWVLVDLGDIVIHVFHREDREFYNLERLWKDAEEVSFAAQG is encoded by the coding sequence ATGGTTAAAACAGTAGAAGAGTTGGCTCGCTTGGTAGTGAAGGCAGCAGAAGACAAAAAGGCAGAAAATCTGAAGGTGCTGGACATCAGCAAGCTTTCGGTGATTGCAGACTACTTCATGATCTGCCACGGAAACAACGAGCGTCAGGTGCAGGCGATCGTGCGCGAAATTCGCGATCAAGCCCACAAAAACGGTTTTGACGTTCGCGGCATTGAAGGCGCGGATGAGGGACGCTGGGTGCTCGTCGACCTCGGCGATATCGTGATTCACGTCTTCCACCGCGAAGATCGCGAGTTTTACAATCTGGAGCGACTGTGGAAGGATGCAGAAGAAGTGTCCTTCGCTGCGCAAGGGTAA
- the yqeK gene encoding bis(5'-nucleosyl)-tetraphosphatase (symmetrical) YqeK, whose protein sequence is MKLLSNREELLARIRAQMHEKRYKHTLGVAQSARELAQRYGADPDKAELAGLLHDYCKCWPVEKMFEILVRHDMPTELLEGEKELWHAFAGAIVIQNDLGVTDPDILQAVRYHTTGRAGMSLLEKVVCVADYIEPNRNFPGVEQIRTLAEKDLDAALALALGGTIQFLIEKQKTVYPLTLTAYNDLVSRKGKEGGL, encoded by the coding sequence ATGAAACTCTTGTCTAATCGGGAGGAACTGCTTGCGCGCATCCGGGCGCAAATGCACGAGAAGCGCTACAAGCATACTTTGGGGGTCGCCCAGTCTGCCCGCGAGCTTGCACAGCGATACGGCGCTGACCCTGACAAAGCCGAGCTTGCCGGACTTTTGCACGACTACTGCAAATGCTGGCCCGTGGAGAAAATGTTCGAAATTCTCGTTCGCCACGATATGCCGACAGAGCTGTTGGAAGGGGAAAAAGAGCTGTGGCACGCTTTTGCCGGGGCAATCGTCATTCAGAACGACCTGGGAGTGACGGACCCGGATATTTTGCAAGCCGTTCGCTACCATACGACCGGGCGAGCCGGGATGTCCCTGTTAGAAAAAGTGGTTTGTGTGGCAGACTATATAGAACCGAACCGGAATTTTCCTGGCGTGGAGCAGATTCGCACGCTGGCCGAGAAAGACCTTGATGCCGCCCTGGCTCTCGCTTTGGGAGGCACGATCCAGTTTTTGATAGAAAAGCAGAAGACGGTCTATCCGCTGACGCTTACCGCTTATAACGATCTGGTATCCCGCAAAGGGAAAGAAGGAGGGCTTTGA
- a CDS encoding nicotinate-nucleotide adenylyltransferase: MKDARKKVGIMGGTFDPIHCGHLLAAEQAREQAGLDEVWFMPSHIPPHKSREGLTEAHHRLQMVQLAIADHESFRVTDIELARKGPSYTYDTMVLLTQQFPDCQFSFIIGGDMVKILPKWYQFQQLIRMVRFIGLARPGTELEREACEYVTFVEMPVWDISSTLIREKAAAGKSIRYLVPDAVERYIKENRFYETLV; encoded by the coding sequence ATGAAGGACGCACGAAAAAAAGTCGGGATCATGGGCGGCACGTTTGATCCCATCCATTGCGGCCACTTGCTGGCGGCTGAACAGGCCAGAGAGCAGGCTGGACTTGACGAGGTCTGGTTTATGCCATCGCACATTCCGCCGCACAAGAGCAGGGAGGGGCTGACAGAGGCGCATCATCGCCTGCAAATGGTTCAGCTCGCCATAGCCGATCACGAGTCGTTTCGCGTGACGGATATCGAACTGGCCCGAAAAGGCCCCTCTTACACGTACGATACGATGGTTCTGCTCACGCAGCAGTTTCCTGATTGTCAGTTTTCTTTTATTATTGGGGGAGACATGGTAAAAATCTTGCCCAAATGGTACCAGTTCCAACAGTTGATCCGCATGGTACGCTTTATAGGTCTGGCGCGACCGGGCACGGAGCTGGAGCGGGAGGCGTGCGAGTACGTCACCTTCGTGGAGATGCCGGTCTGGGACATCTCTTCCACGTTAATCCGGGAAAAGGCGGCGGCGGGCAAAAGCATCCGCTATCTGGTACCTGATGCTGTGGAGCGTTATATAAAGGAGAACCGATTCTATGAAACTCTTGTCTAA
- the yhbY gene encoding ribosome assembly RNA-binding protein YhbY: MLTGKQKRFLRAEAHHLTPIFQVGKGGVNENMITQIKEALEVRELIKVAILQNNSDDKHEVAEELAAGAGAELVQLIGHTVVLYKESREHKTIKLP; encoded by the coding sequence ATGTTGACCGGCAAGCAAAAGCGCTTTTTGCGCGCAGAAGCTCATCATCTCACCCCGATTTTCCAGGTAGGAAAAGGCGGCGTTAACGAAAATATGATTACCCAGATCAAGGAAGCGCTGGAAGTGCGCGAGCTGATTAAAGTCGCGATTTTGCAAAACAACAGCGACGACAAGCATGAAGTAGCAGAAGAACTGGCAGCAGGTGCGGGTGCCGAGCTGGTGCAACTGATTGGCCATACGGTTGTCTTGTACAAAGAGTCCCGGGAGCACAAGACGATCAAGCTGCCGTAA
- a CDS encoding shikimate dehydrogenase, whose translation MITSKTQLVGLFGHPVSHSQSPMMHNAAFAETGLDFAYSAFDVEPEALEDAVAGIRALGLRGINVTIPHKVAIMPMLDEIDPLAKRIGAVNTVVSKDGRLIGYNTDGMGYVRSLVEETGIVLDKQIVTMMGAGGAARAVAFTLAEKGVKEIRIINRSRERAAVLAEHVGTIVPTRIVEQGEGKDAIADSSLLINTTSIGMLPNVQDTPVPADWLHSGLIVSDLIYNPLETRLLREAQAIGATVHSGVGMFVNQGALAFELWTGTDAPTEVMREVVLQQLTKTT comes from the coding sequence ATGATTACAAGCAAAACACAGTTGGTCGGCCTGTTTGGACATCCGGTATCCCATTCGCAGTCTCCGATGATGCACAATGCTGCTTTTGCTGAGACCGGACTCGACTTTGCCTACTCGGCTTTCGACGTCGAACCGGAAGCGCTGGAGGACGCGGTAGCGGGGATTCGCGCATTGGGCCTTCGCGGGATTAACGTCACGATCCCGCACAAGGTCGCGATCATGCCGATGCTCGATGAAATTGATCCGCTGGCGAAGCGAATCGGCGCCGTCAATACCGTGGTGAGCAAAGATGGCAGGCTGATCGGCTACAATACAGATGGCATGGGCTACGTCCGCTCCCTTGTGGAAGAGACGGGAATCGTGCTGGACAAGCAAATTGTCACCATGATGGGCGCGGGCGGTGCTGCCCGTGCCGTTGCGTTTACGCTCGCCGAAAAAGGCGTAAAGGAAATCCGCATCATCAATCGCTCGCGGGAAAGAGCCGCCGTGCTGGCCGAGCATGTAGGCACGATCGTTCCGACGCGAATCGTCGAGCAGGGCGAAGGCAAAGACGCGATCGCGGACTCTTCGCTTTTGATTAATACGACGTCCATCGGAATGCTGCCAAACGTGCAGGACACCCCGGTGCCAGCAGACTGGCTTCACTCCGGGCTGATTGTCAGCGACCTGATTTACAACCCGCTGGAGACAAGACTGCTCCGCGAAGCGCAGGCGATCGGCGCGACTGTTCACTCCGGCGTCGGCATGTTTGTGAACCAGGGCGCCCTTGCTTTTGAGCTGTGGACGGGAACCGACGCACCGACGGAAGTCATGCGCGAAGTCGTCTTGCAGCAACTGACGAAAACAACCTGA